The Candidatus Alcyoniella australis genome includes a region encoding these proteins:
- a CDS encoding response regulator transcription factor produces the protein MQRILVLSDLESTRERLIKALIRAGHSARGERVSGIQWVESAAGAPPSALVVDAAYGNEQIEMRLRRVRHELSYLGFNRTWVLALLRPEDLTGRGRLPGADDFALAGCPDEEIALRVALAEGRMGGGAAQSNMRFSELVIDLESYSVNVSGREVALTLREFELLKTLASSPGKVFNRETLLVQVWGYDYFGGQRTVDVHVRRLRDKLGPAAAKLIQTVRGVGYKFSPPPTRYHEGL, from the coding sequence ATGCAACGAATCCTCGTACTAAGCGACCTCGAGTCGACACGTGAGCGGCTGATTAAGGCGTTGATCCGCGCCGGCCACTCGGCGCGAGGGGAGCGCGTATCCGGCATCCAGTGGGTCGAGAGCGCGGCGGGCGCGCCTCCCAGCGCGCTGGTCGTGGACGCGGCCTACGGCAACGAGCAGATCGAGATGCGTTTGCGCCGCGTGCGCCACGAGCTGTCGTACCTGGGTTTCAACCGCACCTGGGTGCTGGCCCTGCTGCGGCCCGAGGACCTGACGGGCCGCGGTCGACTACCCGGGGCCGACGACTTCGCCCTGGCCGGATGCCCGGACGAGGAGATCGCGTTGCGCGTGGCCCTGGCCGAGGGACGAATGGGCGGCGGCGCGGCACAGAGCAACATGCGCTTCAGCGAGCTGGTGATCGACCTGGAGAGCTACAGCGTAAATGTCTCGGGCCGCGAGGTCGCGCTTACCCTGCGCGAGTTCGAGCTGCTCAAGACCCTGGCCTCGTCTCCGGGCAAGGTATTCAACCGCGAGACGCTGCTGGTCCAGGTCTGGGGTTACGACTACTTCGGCGGCCAGCGCACCGTGGACGTGCACGTGCGCCGCCTGCGCGACAAGCTCGGGCCTGCGGCGGCCAAGCTGATCCAGACCGTGCGCGGCGTGGGCTACAAGTTCTCGCCCCCGCCCACGCGCTATCACGAGGGGCTCTAA
- a CDS encoding SGNH/GDSL hydrolase family protein, with protein MRSNRINRAWIALRRLSLKRFSFSILTLLLVLVVADVALNIAFRDIRVAWLGELYRVPPDGSQPGWELRPGARIEYSGMSGEASAYSVIQINSLGMRDRERSMAKQPGAFRIVCVGDSHTMGLGVEREEAFPARLEHEFALAGHPEVEVWNAGVAGYNMFDYPPYLEKRILPLKPDLIVLQVCGNDAQRISLIEAGYFKQTLNLVRYSGLIKLVTVLSKARDDLDTFKSRLGRFIQACREAQVPLVIWPHSWPTDLEGWAVSLCQRSAVTVLDLDKFRPQTLPNDPHYTAQANAELARIVYPQLIVQLDQASGLDQGAPLSAK; from the coding sequence ATGCGCAGCAACCGGATAAATCGCGCGTGGATCGCCCTGAGGCGTCTGAGCCTCAAACGATTCAGCTTCAGCATCTTGACGCTGCTGCTGGTGTTGGTGGTGGCGGACGTCGCGCTGAACATCGCCTTCCGCGATATCCGCGTGGCCTGGCTCGGCGAGCTGTACCGCGTGCCCCCTGACGGATCGCAGCCCGGATGGGAGCTGCGGCCCGGCGCACGGATCGAATACAGCGGTATGAGCGGCGAGGCGTCCGCATACTCGGTGATTCAGATCAACTCCCTGGGGATGCGCGATCGCGAGCGAAGCATGGCCAAGCAGCCCGGAGCGTTTCGCATCGTCTGCGTGGGCGATTCGCATACCATGGGGCTTGGCGTCGAGCGCGAGGAGGCGTTCCCCGCCCGCTTGGAGCACGAATTCGCCCTGGCCGGACATCCCGAGGTTGAGGTTTGGAACGCGGGCGTGGCCGGCTACAACATGTTCGATTATCCGCCCTATCTGGAAAAACGCATCCTGCCGCTGAAGCCCGACCTGATCGTGTTGCAGGTCTGCGGCAACGACGCTCAGCGCATCTCGCTGATCGAGGCGGGATATTTCAAACAGACCCTCAACCTCGTGCGCTACTCGGGGCTGATCAAATTGGTCACCGTGTTGTCCAAGGCGCGAGATGATCTCGACACATTCAAGAGCCGCCTGGGCCGGTTTATTCAGGCCTGCCGCGAGGCGCAGGTGCCGCTGGTGATCTGGCCGCACAGTTGGCCCACTGATCTCGAAGGGTGGGCTGTGTCCCTATGCCAGAGGAGCGCGGTGACGGTGCTCGATTTGGATAAATTCCGTCCGCAGACCCTACCCAACGACCCGCACTACACCGCGCAGGCCAACGCCGAGTTGGCGCGGATCGTCTACCCGCAGCTGATCGTCCAACTGGATCAGGCCTCGGGATTGGACCAGGGAGCGCCGTTGTCCGCCAAATAG
- a CDS encoding SGNH/GDSL hydrolase family protein codes for MSKLGSPRAARGACRRARRRPLFYLLTVLALLLIVDLALQLVLRELNVAWLDELYQRTGSQQPPYIELRPGAQLEYSGMLGRLEPTSIRINSTGFRDFERPWDGPDQGLRIACVGDSYTMGLGVELEQAFPAQLEKRCREVGRDDARVFNAGVAAYSMFDYPRYLRTAVTRLEPDLIVLQICGNDATPAASARSRLWWAVMRLARFSGLAKGLLFFQSEQQDLEGYGQALDETLAACRTLAPQTLVWVQSFPEQTEGITRELSERHGARIVDLEGFAPQTLPDDPHYAPQSYAELARIVYEQLMQAPSGSQDGAL; via the coding sequence ATGAGCAAGCTCGGATCACCAAGGGCCGCGCGCGGCGCTTGTCGGCGCGCACGCCGCAGGCCGCTGTTCTACCTGCTGACCGTGCTGGCGCTGTTGCTGATCGTCGATCTGGCGCTGCAACTGGTGCTGCGCGAGCTCAACGTGGCTTGGCTCGACGAGCTGTACCAGCGCACCGGCTCGCAACAGCCGCCGTACATCGAGCTGCGGCCCGGCGCGCAGCTCGAGTACAGCGGGATGCTCGGCAGGCTCGAACCCACGTCGATTCGTATCAACTCAACGGGATTCCGCGATTTCGAGCGGCCCTGGGACGGGCCGGACCAGGGTCTGCGCATTGCCTGTGTGGGCGACTCGTACACCATGGGCCTGGGCGTGGAGCTCGAGCAGGCTTTCCCCGCGCAACTTGAAAAGCGTTGCCGCGAGGTGGGCCGCGATGATGCGCGGGTGTTCAACGCCGGGGTCGCGGCCTACTCGATGTTCGATTACCCGCGCTATCTGCGCACCGCCGTGACGCGGCTCGAGCCGGACCTGATCGTGCTGCAGATCTGCGGCAACGACGCCACGCCCGCGGCATCTGCCCGGTCGCGGCTGTGGTGGGCCGTGATGCGTTTGGCGCGGTTCTCGGGCCTGGCCAAGGGGCTGCTGTTTTTTCAAAGCGAACAACAGGACCTCGAGGGCTACGGCCAGGCACTGGACGAGACTCTGGCCGCCTGCCGCACACTCGCGCCGCAAACCCTGGTTTGGGTCCAGAGTTTTCCCGAGCAGACCGAGGGGATCACCCGCGAACTGTCCGAGCGACACGGGGCGCGAATCGTCGATCTAGAGGGCTTTGCGCCGCAGACTCTGCCCGACGATCCGCATTACGCGCCCCAGTCCTACGCCGAGCTGGCGCGGATCGTCTATGAGCAACTGATGCAAGCTCCCTCCGGGTCCCAAGACGGCGCACTGTAA